Proteins from a genomic interval of Garra rufa chromosome 4, GarRuf1.0, whole genome shotgun sequence:
- the LOC141333989 gene encoding uncharacterized protein, giving the protein MAFVKEESEDVTIEEAYRIKLEDTEEQREKVVWIVGHSYVTWAERRAEVAWEPNLGLQNSSVQWLGEEGMRWSQLLDVVVSTGLRPDVLVIHAGGNDLGLVRSVDLLSSMKKDISALQDITGAKVIFSGITERRVWKWAEGPKMNKARKFINSVMAKHMADTGGVFIDNKKITQKRGDLFSLDGVHLSDKGNDIFLKNLVSSIST; this is encoded by the exons ATGGCGTTTGtaaaagaggagagtgaagacgtgaCGATTGAAGAAGCTTACAGAATCAAACTTGAAGATACAGAAGAACAAAGAG AGAAAGTAGTATGGATTGTCGGCCACAGCTATGTGACGTGGGCTGAGAGGAGAGCTGAGGTGGCATGGGAGCCAAACCTGGGTCTCCAGAACAGCAGTGTCCAATGGCTCGGGGAGGAAGGCATGAGATGGAGCCAGCTTCTGGATGTGGTCGTCTCAACAGGACTGAGACCAGACGTCCTGGTGATTCACGCCGGCGGAAACGACCTAGGCCTTGTGCGGAGTGTGGACCTCCTGAGCTCCATGAAGAAGGACATTTCTGCCCTGCAGGACATCACCGGTGCCAAAGTGATTTTCTCTGGCATCACTGAGAGGCGTGTGTGGAAGTGGGCAGAAGGCCCCAAGATGAACAAAGCCAGGAAGTTCATCAACAGTGTCATGGCTAAACACATGGCTGACACTGGAGGAGTGTTTATAGACAATAAAAAGATAACACAGAAGAGAGGGGACCTGTTCAGCTTGGATGGGGTGCATTTGTCCGACAAGGGAAatgatatttttttgaaaaaccttgTCAGTTCTATtagtacataa
- the LOC141333941 gene encoding NLR family CARD domain-containing protein 3-like → MDETRTSGDEDLFPGYSSVQGKRSEPDPSCVSMKSDWSMNEPIEFRSGDTQPRLSLLHQKRSEPEPSCVSMRSSASKDQSVRFKSGDTWAGLSHEVIKLNLFRSNQMKKFEHLYEGTLQQGNPTLLNEIYTELYITESESGEISNEHEVRQIETQSRRAATEDTAIKCNEIFRPLPGQDKAIRTVLTKGVTGIGKTVSVQKFIMDWAEGKENQDVQLIFPLPFRDINLIKDKKCSLSGLLNLFFSETQEMKIAIEKHKVLFIFDGLDECRLTLDFKSKVKLTSMFESASVDVLLTNLIVGNLLPSALIWITSRPAAADLIPSECVHRVTEVRGFNEPQKEEYFRKRISDQSLANRIISHLKTSRSLYIMCHIPVFCWISATVLEKMLSPAERGEIPKTLTQMYTHFLILQTNIKHEKDYERNVTDEDMILKLGKLAFEQLVKGNLIFYDEDLRECGIDVTEASVYSGLCTQIFREELGLYQGKVFCFVHLSLQEHLAALYVHLSFTINNINVFDQTKKRLLPKIFNQKRYNSLSELHQIALKKALMSTYGHLDLFMRFLLGISVDCNQSLLQKLLTQTGSCSYNKKESVQYIKRKIRENGSPEKSINLFHCLNELGDDSLTQEIQDFLKSGKLKETKLSSSQWSALVYVLLTSEQKRGVFDLKQFIGARHTADEVLQNLLPVVKESGSVRLCGCNLTAQSCESLASALQSSNSVLRELDLSNNDLQDSGVKLLSDGLKSPNCHLEILRLSGCMVTEEGCGYVSSALSSNPSHLRELDLSYNHPGHSGVKLFKKLEDPNCSLEKLNVDHGGESRITVGLKKYACFLTLDPNTASTQLSLSEENRKVTRGYQSYPDHPDRFDHWYQVLCRESVCRRCYWEIECSGDVEISVSYKSISRKGRGNSCRFGYNDQSWSLICYPDRYSFRHNNIETDLPVKPIIIRRTGVNDVYRVGVYVDHGAGTLSFYRVSRNTMSLIHTEHTTFTQPLYPGFRVYYHGSSVSLC, encoded by the exons CTTACTTCATCAGAAGAGATCAGAACCagagcccagctgtgtgtctatgaggagCAGTGCCTCTAAGGATCAGTCAGTAAGGTTTAAAAGTGGAGATACATGGGCTGGTCTCAG ccaTGAAGTCATCAAACTCAACTTGTTTAGATCAAATCAGATGAAGAAGTTTGAGCATCTATATGAGGGAACATTACAGCAGGGAAACCCAACACtgctgaatgagatctacacagagctctacatcacagagagtgagagtggagagatcagtaatgagcatgaggtgagacagattgagacaCAATCCAGGAGAGCAGCAACAGAGGACACAGCTATCAAATGCAATGAAATCTTTAGACCTTTACCTGGACAAGACAAAGCCATTAGAACTGTGCTGACAAAGGGAGTCActggcattggaaaaacagtttctgtgcagaagttcattatggactgggctgaagggaaagagaatcaggacgtccagctcatatttccacttcctttcagagaCATCAACTTGATAAAGGACAAAAAATGCAGTCTTTCAGGTcttcttaatttatttttctccGAAACTCAAGAAATGAAAATAGCTATTGAGAAACATAAAGTattgttcatctttgatggtctggatgagtgtcgCCTGACTCTGGATTTTAAGAGCAAAGTCAAACTAACCAGTATGTTTGAATCAGCCTCAGTGGACGTGCTGTTAACTAACCTCATTGTTGGgaatctgcttccctctgctctcatctggatcacctccagaccagcagcagctgatctcatcccctctgagtgtgtccatcgagtgactgaggtacgaggattcaatgagccacagaaggaggaatacttcaggaagagaatcagtgatcagagtctggccaacaggatcatctcacacctgAAGACATCCAGGAGtctctacatcatgtgccacatcccagtgttctgctggatctcagcaaCTGTTCTAGAGAAGATGTTGAGTCCAGCAGAGAGAGGagagattcccaagactctcactCAAATGTACACTCACTTCCTGATCCTTCAGACCAACATCAAACATGAGAAGGACTATGAGAGGAACGTCACAGATGAAGATATGATTCTCAAACTGGGAAAACTGGCTTTTGAGCAGCTTGTGAAAGGCAACCTGATCTTTTATGATGAAGACCTGAGAGAGTGTGGCATTGACGTGACAGAAGCATCAGTGTACTCAGGATTGTGcactcagatcttcagagaggagcTGGGCTTGTATCAGGGGAAAGTCTTCTGCTTTGTTCATTTGAGCCTTCAGGAACATCTAGCTGCTCTATATGTGCACCTCTCCTTTACAATCAACAACATCAATGTGTTTGACCAAACCAAAAAACGTCTGTTGCCTAAGATTTTTAATCAAAAGAGATATAATTCATTATCTGAGCTGCATCAGATAGCTTTAAAAAAGGCCTTAATGAGTACGTATGGACATTTGGACCTTTTCATGCGTTTTCTTCTGGGTATCTCAGTGGATTGCAATCAGTCTCTCTTACAAAAACTACTGACACAGACCGGAAGCTGCTCCTACAACAAGAAGGAATCAGTTCAGTACATAAAACGGAAGATCAGGGAGAATGGCTCTCCAGAaaaatccatcaatctgttccactgtctgaatgaactgggtGATGATTCACTGACGCAGGAGATCCAAGATTTTCTAAAATCTGGAAAACTAAAAGAAACCAAACTCTCGTCTTCACAGTGGTCAGCTCTGGTTTACGTGTTGCTGACATCAGAGCAGAAGAGGGGTGTTTTtgatctaaaacagtttattggaGCACGACATACAGCAGATGAAGTTCTTCAGAATCTGTTACCTGTGGTTAAAGAATCCGGATCAGTTAG GCTATGTGGCTGTAATCTCACTGCTCAGTCTTGTGAAAGTTTGGCATCAGCTCTACAATCCTCAAACTctgtcctgagagagctggacctaaGTAACAATGACttgcaggattctggagtgaagctgctttctgatggactgaagagtccaaactgtcatcTAGAGATTCTGAG gttgtctggctgtatggtgacagaggaaggctgtggttatgtgtcttcagctctgagttcaaacccctcacacctgagagagctggatctgagctacaatcacccaggaCACTCAGGAGTCAAGCTCTTTAAGAAACTGGAGGATCCAAACTGCTCATTAGAAAAACTAAA tgtggatcatggaggagaatcCAGGATTACAGTAGGACTGAAGAAAT atgcctgttttctcacactggatccaaacacagcaagCACTCAACTCAGTCTGTCTGAGGAGAACAGAAAGGTGACACGTGGATATCAGtcatatcctgatcatccagataGATTTGATCATTGGtatcaggtgttgtgtagagagagtgtgtgtagacgctgttactgggagattgagtgcagtggagatgtggagatatcagtgtcatataagagcatcagcaggaagggacgGGGTAATAGTTGTAGGTTTGGatataatgatcagtcctggagtttgataTGTTATCCTGACAGATACTCATTCAGACACAATAATATAGAGACTGATCTCCCTGTGAAGCCCATCATCATCAGGAGAACAGGAGTGAATGATGTCTAtagagtaggagtgtatgtggatcacggagcaggaactctgtccttctacagggTCTCCAGaaacacaatgagcctcatccacacagaacacaccacattcactcagccgctctatcctgggtttaggGTTTATTATCATGGATCATCAGTTTCACTGTGTTGA